One genomic window of Agarivorans sp. Alg241-V36 includes the following:
- a CDS encoding BREX protein BrxB domain-containing protein, translating into MSDRLSKLLQSFDSHISIPWPKAVSADERTIFVVYNKEDELKLRARIGEFEASSTQSGHPWLQLDLTHSFENWMEEQDYKETYFEDPEYLKGLYEDFSDELIENLKSQFVEKQDENGVIALLGCGALFGFASVSGLVEGIAKEVKGRLVVFFPGEHQNNNYKLLDAKDGWGYHATAITAMS; encoded by the coding sequence ATGTCGGATAGATTATCTAAATTACTGCAAAGCTTTGACAGCCATATCAGCATTCCATGGCCTAAAGCTGTGTCTGCTGACGAGCGCACTATTTTTGTTGTTTACAACAAAGAAGATGAATTAAAACTTCGAGCCAGAATTGGCGAATTTGAAGCCAGTTCTACCCAAAGTGGACATCCTTGGCTACAACTTGATCTTACTCATAGCTTTGAAAACTGGATGGAAGAGCAAGACTATAAAGAAACTTACTTCGAAGACCCTGAATACCTCAAAGGGCTTTATGAAGACTTTTCAGATGAGCTTATCGAAAACTTAAAGTCTCAATTTGTAGAAAAACAAGATGAAAATGGTGTTATTGCCTTACTCGGCTGCGGAGCATTATTTGGCTTTGCATCCGTATCTGGCTTAGTTGAAGGAATAGCTAAAGAGGTAAAAGGCCGATTAGTCGTTTTCTTCCCAGGTGAACATCAAAACAACAATTACAAACTTTTAGATGCTAAGGATGGGTGGGGATACCACGCAACTGCCATCACAGCAATGTCATAA
- a CDS encoding class I SAM-dependent methyltransferase, whose translation MNLTSTFYRQNASELAKQYNALDFESVHESWKLYWPQSGANVLDIGAGSGRDAKWMNEQGCEVIAVEPSDALRQIGQKVTGPEVTWLKDSLPALKSAHSLGIRFDLILVSAVWMHLAPSIRVRSFRKLSNLLSPNGKLVISLRHGEFTDGRQSYLVSVEEVEKLSKDHALQVQLVSNSEDNLQRTEVTWQTVVLSLPDDGSGKLNTVRRIIVNDSKSATYKLALLRTLLRIADAHPGAVLDRSDGKVAISAGLVALYWVRQFKRLIDVDIEGTGIQQNSNSTKGLGFVKDDGWNMLKHLSADDFSIGALYVGEEAKAIQKLLSQTLSTVKAGPVKFIYQGDKENRLFEIHSAPQRRKTSNSIILDSEFFNGVGQFILDEKLWDCFRVYHSWIEPLVVNQWIKEMQRFELNRNRCITLQTYHDCLVWIDSSRDTRDVRKRVEELRTKGMVVHSAWSNSVLKNQYDVDHCLPFAYWPNNDKWNLLPATSNENRSKSDRVPKAKRLFDSKERILEWWQIAWGQDPLHQKRFFTEATFSLPDVSETCQDFEEVFEAMGLQIKGVRSRLLVSEW comes from the coding sequence ATGAATTTAACCTCTACTTTTTACAGACAAAATGCTAGTGAACTAGCTAAACAATATAACGCTCTTGATTTTGAGTCAGTACACGAATCTTGGAAGTTGTATTGGCCACAATCAGGGGCGAATGTTCTAGATATTGGTGCTGGCTCGGGGCGTGATGCCAAGTGGATGAATGAGCAAGGCTGTGAGGTTATAGCAGTAGAGCCAAGTGATGCTTTACGCCAAATAGGGCAGAAGGTTACAGGTCCAGAAGTCACTTGGCTTAAAGACTCATTGCCTGCTCTTAAAAGCGCACATAGCCTAGGAATACGTTTTGACTTAATACTTGTCAGTGCCGTGTGGATGCATCTAGCCCCATCTATACGAGTGAGATCATTTCGTAAACTTTCTAACTTGTTGTCACCGAATGGAAAGCTAGTTATTAGTTTACGACATGGAGAGTTTACCGATGGACGCCAAAGTTATTTGGTGTCGGTTGAAGAGGTAGAGAAGCTTTCAAAAGACCACGCTTTGCAGGTTCAATTAGTATCAAATAGTGAAGATAACCTTCAACGGACGGAAGTAACTTGGCAGACAGTCGTGCTGAGTTTACCTGATGATGGCTCTGGTAAACTCAATACTGTTCGTAGAATCATCGTGAATGACAGTAAGTCAGCCACTTATAAGCTTGCTCTGTTAAGAACTTTACTTCGTATTGCTGACGCTCATCCCGGTGCTGTTTTAGATCGTAGTGATGGCAAAGTCGCTATTTCAGCAGGTTTAGTCGCATTATATTGGGTGCGCCAGTTCAAACGCCTTATAGATGTTGATATTGAAGGGACTGGAATCCAGCAAAACTCTAATTCAACGAAAGGATTGGGTTTTGTGAAAGATGATGGTTGGAATATGCTAAAACACCTCTCTGCTGATGACTTTTCTATCGGTGCCCTTTATGTTGGAGAAGAAGCTAAGGCTATACAAAAGCTCCTCTCACAAACCTTAAGCACAGTGAAAGCGGGACCCGTAAAGTTTATTTATCAAGGAGATAAAGAAAATAGATTATTTGAGATTCATTCTGCGCCGCAGCGTAGAAAAACTTCAAACTCCATCATTTTAGATAGTGAGTTCTTTAATGGGGTCGGCCAATTTATTCTAGATGAAAAGCTGTGGGATTGTTTTAGGGTTTACCACTCATGGATAGAACCTTTAGTAGTAAATCAATGGATTAAAGAAATGCAGCGTTTTGAACTAAATCGAAATCGATGCATAACCCTACAAACGTACCATGACTGTCTTGTGTGGATTGATTCATCTCGTGATACACGGGACGTTCGCAAGCGTGTGGAGGAACTACGAACAAAGGGGATGGTTGTCCATAGCGCCTGGAGTAATTCGGTATTAAAGAACCAGTACGATGTGGACCACTGCCTACCTTTTGCTTACTGGCCAAATAATGATAAATGGAACCTATTGCCGGCTACATCAAACGAGAACCGAAGCAAAAGCGATCGTGTACCAAAAGCGAAGCGGCTGTTTGACTCTAAAGAGCGAATATTGGAATGGTGGCAGATAGCGTGGGGGCAAGACCCTCTGCATCAGAAACGCTTTTTCACCGAAGCAACATTCTCTTTACCTGACGTGTCTGAAACGTGCCAAGATTTTGAGGAAGTTTTTGAAGCGATGGGCTTGCAAATAAAGGGAGTTAGGAGCCGCTTGTTAGTCTCTGAATGGTAG
- a CDS encoding Lrp/AsnC family transcriptional regulator, producing MNKVDRELLHLIQRDCRLTTAELAEQVGLSASPVARRLRLLEQQGYIESYRAHLNKTKLGLQITTFVHVRLKEHQDAPVMAFEAAVKDMPEVVSCHTVSGAFDYLLQVLTADLAAYEKWVRELQRLTMVSQLDSSFAIREVKNHQPLPV from the coding sequence ATGAATAAAGTTGACCGAGAGCTATTACATTTGATTCAGCGTGATTGCCGGCTTACTACTGCCGAGTTGGCGGAACAGGTAGGCTTGTCGGCCTCTCCGGTGGCTAGGCGTTTACGTTTACTCGAGCAGCAAGGCTATATTGAGTCTTACCGCGCTCACCTCAACAAAACTAAACTAGGTCTGCAAATTACCACCTTTGTGCACGTTCGTTTGAAGGAGCATCAAGACGCACCGGTAATGGCCTTTGAAGCCGCAGTGAAAGATATGCCAGAAGTGGTAAGTTGCCATACTGTTTCTGGCGCTTTTGATTACTTACTTCAAGTATTGACTGCCGACTTAGCGGCCTATGAAAAGTGGGTGAGGGAGCTGCAACGCTTAACCATGGTAAGCCAATTAGATAGTAGCTTTGCTATTCGAGAAGTAAAAAATCATCAGCCTTTACCTGTTTAA
- a CDS encoding helix-turn-helix domain-containing protein, translating into MVDQILTLKEVAAYLKLAEKTAYRLASEGKLPGFKVGGSWRFKREDLEAWIDSNKVVVDKGTSK; encoded by the coding sequence ATGGTTGATCAAATCCTAACCCTTAAAGAAGTTGCTGCTTATTTAAAGTTGGCCGAGAAAACCGCATATAGACTTGCCAGTGAAGGAAAACTACCTGGATTTAAGGTCGGCGGAAGCTGGCGCTTTAAGCGTGAAGACTTAGAAGCATGGATAGACAGCAATAAAGTTGTTGTGGACAAAGGCACATCAAAATGA
- a CDS encoding integrase family protein yields the protein MSRYIKFNKRVIDNLKRPRRRTRYRDKAVNGLILEKMPTGMCIFRVRKNLHGKDITVTLGRYPELSPEQAKSQANIILGQLATGVNPNNEKRKQASLGVTLQEALDRYLECREGKIQARTAKQYRSVLSTYSCAWLKKPLAAVRRADIQKMHKSITQGTITWKNGGGDVQRMRRPSEAQADLWARVFRTIYNFSKDYYRDEQDESLLPENPVSVLSTTRQWHNVERKNTRIRNHQLSTWLDAMDLVRNTAEEEYNLTRVAICDALEFALFTGLRRSEVLQLTWSRVELEGEYFWISQTKNGQELELPITESLKKILLRRQALKNNSEYVFPNANTQKCINDPKKTIWEIEAQAEALGNAINFRSHDLRRTYASVAESASVGAYTIKRLMNHKTSKSPDVTQGYVVFSADELRIPAEKVESYILERAGRLEVDKKLEEQIVNLFFKCDGQTKKKLVKMLEVMVD from the coding sequence ATGAGCAGGTATATTAAGTTTAATAAACGCGTAATCGATAACCTAAAGCGACCTAGGCGTCGCACACGATATCGAGATAAGGCAGTAAACGGACTGATTTTAGAGAAAATGCCAACTGGCATGTGTATCTTTCGAGTACGAAAAAACCTTCACGGCAAAGATATCACTGTTACTTTGGGCCGCTATCCAGAGCTATCACCCGAGCAGGCTAAATCGCAAGCAAACATTATTTTAGGGCAGTTAGCTACTGGAGTTAACCCAAATAATGAAAAACGCAAGCAGGCATCTCTGGGCGTCACGCTGCAGGAGGCTTTAGACCGTTATCTAGAGTGCAGAGAAGGGAAAATTCAAGCGCGAACAGCCAAGCAGTATCGCAGCGTGTTATCTACTTACTCTTGCGCTTGGTTGAAAAAGCCGCTTGCTGCAGTGCGCCGTGCCGATATTCAAAAGATGCACAAAAGCATTACCCAAGGAACGATTACTTGGAAGAATGGGGGTGGAGACGTTCAGCGAATGCGAAGGCCTAGCGAAGCCCAGGCTGACTTATGGGCCAGAGTATTTCGAACTATTTATAACTTCTCTAAAGACTATTATCGTGATGAACAAGATGAATCGTTGCTTCCCGAAAATCCGGTGTCAGTATTATCAACTACTCGGCAATGGCACAATGTAGAGCGAAAAAATACTCGAATTCGTAACCACCAATTGAGCACGTGGCTAGATGCAATGGATCTTGTGAGAAATACAGCCGAAGAAGAATATAACCTAACTCGGGTGGCTATATGTGACGCATTAGAGTTTGCTTTATTCACAGGTTTAAGGCGGTCTGAAGTGCTGCAATTAACTTGGAGCAGAGTAGAGCTTGAAGGGGAGTATTTCTGGATTAGCCAAACAAAAAATGGCCAGGAATTAGAGCTACCGATTACTGAGTCACTTAAAAAAATTCTGTTACGCCGGCAAGCGTTAAAAAATAATAGTGAGTATGTTTTCCCAAACGCGAACACCCAAAAATGTATTAACGATCCGAAAAAGACAATCTGGGAGATCGAAGCCCAAGCAGAAGCGCTTGGAAATGCGATAAACTTTCGGAGTCATGATTTACGTCGAACCTATGCAAGTGTGGCTGAATCAGCTTCTGTTGGAGCGTATACTATTAAACGACTCATGAATCACAAAACGTCGAAATCCCCAGATGTGACGCAAGGCTATGTGGTTTTTTCAGCTGATGAGCTACGTATACCGGCCGAAAAAGTCGAGTCCTATATTTTGGAACGCGCCGGTCGACTAGAGGTCGATAAGAAGTTAGAAGAGCAGATCGTAAATTTATTCTTCAAGTGTGATGGGCAGACTAAAAAGAAATTGGTCAAAATGCTGGAGGTGATGGTTGATTAG
- a CDS encoding DMT family transporter: protein MATTSTSASLAKLQVVPLSCTRQQRRPGLIAAIATIVIWSTYFLSLRSSALSPLSVLEISLFRYVIPAALLCPLLIKRWSKIAGVAWPYLLGMVAGAGLPFFLCSAIAMSYTPVAQGSTLVPGVAPFFVTAIAVLVFKQPFERYKKIGLSAIFIGVLLLLANSFSQSSSQQLLGQAMFLGASLLWAVFTLSARQSGLSPLETAAVITVPNALILVIYVCLNPSHSWGAGQVAIAELLSHMMIQGIIVGLLASCCYSFAISRLGAELSSALGSLTPVLASLLAFRLFAENLDPLTIFGIISTVIGVVIASGYKPSKALALQLKE, encoded by the coding sequence ATGGCTACAACAAGTACCTCTGCAAGCTTAGCTAAATTGCAGGTTGTTCCGCTCTCATGCACCCGCCAGCAAAGGCGCCCGGGCCTTATTGCAGCGATAGCAACCATCGTAATTTGGTCAACTTACTTTTTGTCCTTACGCAGTAGCGCTCTGTCCCCCCTTAGCGTGCTTGAAATAAGCCTGTTTCGTTATGTCATTCCGGCTGCTCTGCTATGCCCACTATTGATAAAACGTTGGTCTAAAATCGCTGGTGTTGCTTGGCCCTATTTGCTGGGAATGGTTGCCGGAGCAGGGCTACCGTTTTTCCTATGCTCCGCTATTGCGATGTCTTATACGCCTGTGGCTCAAGGCAGTACCCTAGTGCCAGGTGTAGCTCCGTTTTTTGTTACTGCCATTGCTGTTCTGGTGTTTAAGCAGCCCTTTGAGCGCTATAAGAAAATAGGCTTAAGCGCCATCTTCATCGGTGTGTTGCTACTGCTAGCGAACAGTTTTAGCCAATCCAGCAGCCAACAGCTACTCGGACAAGCGATGTTTTTAGGCGCTAGCTTGTTGTGGGCGGTTTTTACTTTGTCTGCCCGCCAAAGTGGCCTTAGTCCGCTAGAGACAGCAGCGGTGATTACCGTACCCAATGCCCTCATATTAGTCATTTATGTTTGCTTGAATCCAAGCCATAGTTGGGGAGCGGGGCAAGTTGCCATTGCGGAGCTGCTTAGCCACATGATGATTCAAGGGATTATTGTTGGGCTACTAGCAAGCTGTTGTTATAGCTTTGCCATTAGTCGCTTAGGGGCTGAATTAAGCTCAGCCTTGGGCTCACTCACCCCAGTATTGGCTTCACTACTGGCCTTTAGGCTGTTTGCTGAAAACCTCGACCCACTAACAATATTCGGTATTATAAGCACAGTCATTGGCGTTGTGATCGCCAGTGGATATAAGCCAAGCAAAGCGCTTGCTTTACAGCTAAAGGAATAA
- a CDS encoding amino acid aminotransferase: MFANLPAAKDDPILSLGLAFKDDTRSDKIDLGIGVYRNEQGETPVMKAVSIAQQRLLDQQITQAYIGLAGNASYNQAMLDLLLSGTEAFSRAIAMQTPGASGALRLLADLIASAKPNAKVWLSNPSYVNHQPIMQAAGLAVGFYPYFDPVSKQVDESAMLEQVAKLGPDDVLLLHGCCHNPTGADISFSAWQHISELALKNGFLPFVDLAYQGFGQGLIKDTQGLQHLARQVPELLIASSNSKSFGLYRERSGVAMVVGETLQQATNARGKLFELARRSYTMPPNWGAAIVAEILNDAQLNQQWQLELNQMSQRMRGLRQCLAQEFAHQSGSDRFSYLTQHQGMFSLTGFNQHQLEKLREQHAIYIVSGGRINVAGLAKSFIPRLVEACLAVGV; this comes from the coding sequence ATGTTTGCTAATCTTCCAGCCGCCAAAGATGATCCTATTTTGTCATTGGGCTTAGCCTTTAAAGACGACACTCGCAGTGACAAAATTGACCTAGGAATAGGGGTTTACCGCAATGAGCAAGGCGAAACACCGGTAATGAAAGCGGTAAGTATTGCTCAGCAGCGCTTACTGGATCAGCAAATCACTCAGGCTTACATCGGTTTAGCCGGAAACGCCAGTTACAACCAAGCCATGTTGGACTTATTACTCAGCGGCACCGAGGCTTTCTCACGGGCGATAGCCATGCAAACCCCGGGGGCCAGTGGCGCTTTACGATTGCTGGCCGACCTTATTGCCAGTGCCAAACCTAATGCTAAAGTATGGCTGTCTAACCCCAGCTATGTGAACCATCAACCCATTATGCAAGCCGCTGGTTTGGCAGTGGGCTTTTATCCCTATTTCGACCCTGTTAGCAAGCAAGTTGATGAGTCAGCGATGTTAGAACAAGTTGCTAAACTTGGACCCGATGACGTACTGCTATTGCATGGCTGCTGTCACAACCCGACCGGTGCTGACATCTCCTTTTCTGCTTGGCAACACATTAGCGAACTCGCACTCAAAAATGGCTTTTTGCCGTTTGTTGACTTGGCTTATCAAGGCTTTGGCCAAGGTTTAATAAAAGATACCCAAGGCTTACAGCATCTCGCCCGGCAGGTACCAGAGCTATTGATTGCCAGCTCTAACTCTAAGAGCTTTGGCTTATATCGAGAACGTAGTGGTGTGGCCATGGTAGTAGGAGAAACCTTACAGCAAGCTACTAACGCCCGCGGCAAACTCTTCGAGCTGGCGCGTCGCAGCTACACCATGCCACCCAACTGGGGAGCCGCTATTGTGGCCGAGATTCTAAATGATGCTCAGCTAAACCAACAATGGCAGCTAGAGCTAAACCAAATGAGCCAACGAATGCGGGGGTTACGCCAATGTTTAGCGCAGGAGTTTGCTCATCAGTCGGGCAGCGATCGCTTTAGTTATCTCACCCAGCATCAAGGCATGTTTTCACTCACCGGCTTTAACCAGCATCAGCTGGAGAAACTGCGCGAGCAACACGCTATTTATATCGTTAGTGGCGGCAGAATAAACGTAGCAGGTTTAGCTAAAAGCTTTATTCCGCGCTTGGTTGAAGCATGTTTGGCGGTGGGTGTTTAG